The sequence GATTCCAGGTAGACGGTCGTGCTCAGGCACAGCGAGTCTGCAGCCGGCTGCGGCAATACCTGCGACAGCCAGAGGATCCAGGCCAGCTTCATCGTCGGACTCCTTGCTCCGTTGCGCCGTCGGCCAATGGATCGACCGGTGCGGCATGGCGTACTGGGGAGGGCGGCGGCTCTGTCGGCTGCCTTTGCCCGGGGCGCCCGCGAAGGGGCGCCGGGTGAAAAAGTGTGCGCACGGTAACGATCGGTTTCCCAACCGTTCCTGAACGGCTCGCGTAAGCTGCTGAGTTACTTGTGTTTTTTATGTGAATGCGCTACGGCCGGTGCCGGTGCCTCATTCCCACACCATCGGCTTGAAGCCGCCCCAGAACATGCGCTTGCCGTCGAAGGGCAGGTCCTTGGGATTCGTCATCATGGCGGCCAGTCGCGGGTCCTTCATGACCTGCTTGTTGATGCGATTCCGCGCGGCCTTCGTCTTGTAGATGATCCAGGAGAAGACCACGACCTCGCCGGTCTTGCGCTTCACGGCCTGCGGGAAACTGGTGACCTTGCCGGGTTGCACATCGTCTTCGACGCTCTCGACGATCTCGATGGCGCCGTATTCCTTCCATACGGCGGCGGCCTTCTTGGCCATCTTCTTGTAGGCCGCGAGCTTCGCTTTGGGCACGGGCAGGACATAGCCATCGATGTACATGGAGCACCTCCGGGGCGGCTGGGACCGCCAACGGTGCGCTTGCAGGCGTTAAAGCCGTGCGGCGAGACGGGTGCCCTGGTCGATGGCGCGCTTGGCGTCGAGTTCGGCCGCGACATCGGCGCCGCCGATCACGTGGACCTCGCATCGAGCCGCCTGCAAGGGATCGAGCAGCTCGCGTCGCGGTTCCTGGCCTGCGCAGACGACGACGTGGTCGACATCGAGGCATTGCTCGCTGCCGTCGACGCGGATGCGCAGGCCTGCATCGTCGACGCCGAGGTATTCGACACCGCCCAACATGCGCACGCCCTTGGCCTTCAGCGTCGCGCGATGGATCCATCCCGTCGTCTTGCCCAGCCGCGCGCCGGGGCGGCCTTCGGTGCGCTGCAGCAACCACACCGCGCGCGCAGGCGGTTCCGGTCGCGCGACGGCAAGACCGCCGCGCGCCTGGAAGGACGCGTCGATGCCCCATTCGGCCATCCAGCGTTTCGCATCGAGGGAAGGCGAGGGGCCTTCGTGCACGAGGAATTCGGCGACGTCGAAGCCGATGCCCCCCGCGCCGACGATCGCCACGCGCGGCCCGCATGCGACGCGGCCTTCCAACACGTCGAGGTAGGACACGACCTTCGGATGTGTCGCGCCCGCGAACGATACGCCGCGCGGCATGACGCCGGTCGCGAGCACCACCGCGTCGAACCCCTGCAACGTGTCGGCTTCCACGCGGGTACCGAGGCGCAGCTCCACGCCCGTCTCCGCGATGCGATGGCGGAAGTAACGCAGCGTCTCGTGGAATTCCTCCTTGCCCGGAATGCGCTTGGCGAGGTTGAACTGGCCGCCGATGTCGTTCGCCATGTCGAACAAAGCGACGCGATGGCCACGCGCGGCGGCTTCGGTCGCACAGGCCAGGCCCGCGGGACCGGCGCCCACCACTGCGATGCGGCGCGCGGCTTGCACGGGCTTCACGACAAGTTCGGTTTCCGCGCATGCGCGCGGATTCACCAGGCAACTCGCGCGCTTGTTCTCGAATACGTG comes from Lysobacter sp. KIS68-7 and encodes:
- a CDS encoding DUF1428 domain-containing protein yields the protein MYIDGYVLPVPKAKLAAYKKMAKKAAAVWKEYGAIEIVESVEDDVQPGKVTSFPQAVKRKTGEVVVFSWIIYKTKAARNRINKQVMKDPRLAAMMTNPKDLPFDGKRMFWGGFKPMVWE